Proteins encoded together in one uncultured Desulfosarcina sp. window:
- a CDS encoding FAD/NAD(P)-binding protein, whose protein sequence is MQNPYLPYPVRIDDITVEAEDKSLKTFKFVFLNDGDEEKYAYKAGQFGELSIPGKGEIPIGIASSPVEKGFVKFTVNRAGVVTTHLHNMKVGDIMGLRGPLGNWYPWELLEGKNVLIVGGGFAFTTLRSSIVYMLDPANRPKFGNIDVVYGARSPGMLLYKDELVEWEKRDDINMHITVDATDDPDWKYNVGFVPPITEQKAPPGGDDTYAIVCGPPIMIKFTQPVLEKLGYAHDHIIMSLENRMKCGFGMCGRCGIGKELVCKDGPVFTLDQINATPREY, encoded by the coding sequence ATGCAAAATCCATATTTACCCTATCCGGTCCGCATCGACGACATCACGGTCGAGGCCGAAGACAAGAGCCTGAAGACCTTCAAGTTCGTCTTTCTCAACGACGGCGACGAAGAAAAGTATGCTTACAAGGCCGGCCAGTTCGGCGAACTCTCCATTCCCGGCAAGGGTGAAATCCCCATCGGCATCGCCTCGTCCCCGGTGGAAAAAGGGTTCGTCAAGTTCACCGTCAACCGCGCCGGGGTGGTCACCACCCATCTGCACAACATGAAGGTCGGGGACATCATGGGCCTGCGCGGGCCGCTGGGCAACTGGTACCCCTGGGAACTTTTAGAGGGCAAGAACGTCCTCATCGTGGGCGGCGGGTTCGCCTTCACCACCTTGCGTTCGTCCATCGTCTACATGCTGGATCCGGCCAACCGGCCGAAGTTCGGCAACATCGATGTGGTGTACGGGGCGAGATCTCCGGGTATGCTGCTGTACAAGGACGAACTGGTGGAGTGGGAAAAGCGCGACGACATCAACATGCACATCACCGTGGACGCCACCGACGATCCGGACTGGAAATACAACGTGGGGTTCGTGCCGCCGATCACCGAGCAGAAAGCCCCCCCTGGCGGGGACGACACCTACGCCATCGTGTGCGGCCCGCCGATCATGATCAAATTCACCCAGCCGGTGCTGGAAAAACTGGGCTATGCCCACGACCACATCATCATGAGCCTGGAAAACCGGATGAAGTGCGGGTTCGGGATGTGCGGCCGCTGCGGCATCGGCAAGGAACTGGTCTGCAAGGACGGACCGGTCTTCACCCTGGATCAGATCAATGCCACGCCACGGGAATATTAA
- the sfsA gene encoding DNA/RNA nuclease SfsA: protein MAKIEIDAKGFIAWPQLIRGTLIRRYKRFLADVRLENGQTVTAHCPNSGSMQACCEPGRPVYLSHHDNPKRKLKYTWELIHMPDSLVGVNTQVPNRLTAHAIAAGDVAELDGYETLKREVKVGEHTRIDIRLDSPNRRPCYVEVKNCTLVIDGAATFPDAVTVRGQKHLLELQELVAAGFRCAMFFLIQRMDARTFAPADHIDAEYGKKLRQAVQNGVEVLAYDVCIDLAGIWLRSRVPCDLS from the coding sequence ATGGCAAAAATTGAAATTGACGCCAAAGGATTTATTGCATGGCCCCAGCTGATCCGCGGAACACTGATCCGCCGCTACAAGCGCTTTCTGGCCGATGTCCGTTTGGAAAACGGACAAACCGTGACCGCCCACTGCCCCAATTCAGGCAGTATGCAGGCCTGCTGTGAGCCGGGACGGCCGGTTTATCTTTCCCATCACGACAACCCCAAACGCAAACTTAAATACACCTGGGAATTGATCCACATGCCCGACTCACTGGTGGGAGTCAACACCCAGGTCCCCAACCGCCTTACTGCACATGCCATCGCGGCGGGAGACGTAGCGGAACTGGACGGGTACGAAACGCTCAAACGCGAGGTAAAGGTGGGCGAACATACACGCATCGACATTCGACTGGACTCCCCGAACCGCCGGCCCTGCTATGTGGAAGTGAAAAACTGCACGCTTGTGATCGATGGGGCCGCCACCTTCCCCGATGCCGTGACGGTACGGGGCCAGAAACACCTGCTGGAGTTGCAGGAACTGGTGGCCGCCGGATTTCGCTGCGCCATGTTCTTCCTGATCCAGCGCATGGATGCCCGTACATTTGCCCCCGCCGACCATATCGATGCCGAATACGGAAAGAAACTGCGCCAGGCTGTGCAAAACGGCGTAGAAGTCCTGGCCTACGACGTCTGCATCGATCTTGCCGGCATCTGGCTGAGAAGTCGGGTGCCCTGCGACCTTTCTTGA
- the ccsB gene encoding c-type cytochrome biogenesis protein CcsB produces the protein MSSSQLLSISTFVFGLAAVFYLAALIFKKPNWTRPARWIVAAAVVVTTVGIILRWVESYQLGIGHAPLSNLYESLVFFAWTAGVIYLYVEFRYKNELIGAFATPIAFLAMAYASLSPNVSDRIQPLIPALKSNWLIAHVVTCFFGYAAFAIAFGMSIMYLMKARNPDRTEGIVGHLPKLDILDELTHRMVLFGFLFLTVGIITGSVWANSAWGSYWSWDPKETWSLITWFVYATLLHARLMRGWQGRQIAYLSILGFAAVLFTYFGVNLLPGLHSYGKV, from the coding sequence ATGAGCAGTTCCCAGCTACTCTCCATATCCACCTTTGTTTTTGGCCTGGCGGCTGTGTTTTACCTGGCCGCCCTGATTTTCAAAAAACCGAATTGGACCCGGCCGGCACGCTGGATCGTGGCCGCGGCGGTGGTGGTGACCACCGTGGGGATCATCCTGCGCTGGGTGGAATCCTACCAGTTGGGCATCGGACACGCCCCTTTGTCCAACCTGTATGAATCCCTGGTGTTTTTTGCCTGGACGGCGGGTGTTATCTATCTCTACGTGGAATTCAGATACAAAAATGAGTTGATCGGCGCCTTTGCCACCCCCATCGCTTTTCTGGCCATGGCCTACGCCTCGTTGTCGCCCAATGTCAGCGACCGGATCCAGCCCCTGATCCCGGCCCTGAAAAGCAATTGGCTGATCGCCCATGTGGTCACCTGCTTTTTCGGCTACGCCGCCTTTGCCATCGCTTTCGGCATGAGCATCATGTACCTGATGAAGGCCCGCAACCCGGACCGCACCGAAGGAATCGTCGGCCACCTTCCCAAACTGGATATTCTGGATGAACTCACCCATCGCATGGTGCTGTTCGGTTTTCTTTTTCTCACCGTCGGCATCATCACCGGTTCGGTATGGGCAAATTCCGCCTGGGGCAGCTACTGGTCGTGGGACCCCAAGGAGACCTGGTCCCTGATCACCTGGTTCGTTTATGCGACCCTGTTGCACGCCCGGCTGATGCGCGGCTGGCAGGGGCGGCAGATCGCCTATCTCTCCATTTTGGGATTTGCCGCGGTGCTTTTCACCTATTTCGGGGTGAACTTGCTGCCGGGGCTGCACAGTTACGGAAAGGTATGA
- a CDS encoding FmdE family protein, producing the protein MDDFNTLLQGSAKAHGHLCPGQVVGVRMAMLGCRLIGLDNPRELPQIKKLIVYVEIDRCATDAIAYVTGVKLGRRSLKFIDNGIMAATFVNLETGVAFRIVSTESSRDLARKYASSGCTDKRRQQIEGYTNMPDEILFRVAPVRVDVPIHDMPGPSRFKVRCEACGAMVRDKKEVLLNDRVLCRSCAYGPFYQELENEERRKIA; encoded by the coding sequence ATGGATGATTTCAATACCCTTTTGCAAGGTTCGGCCAAGGCCCACGGGCACCTGTGCCCCGGCCAGGTGGTGGGCGTACGCATGGCCATGCTGGGCTGTCGGCTCATCGGCCTGGACAATCCCCGCGAGCTGCCCCAGATCAAAAAACTGATTGTCTATGTGGAGATCGACCGCTGCGCCACGGACGCCATCGCCTATGTCACCGGCGTCAAGCTGGGCCGACGGTCCCTGAAATTCATCGACAACGGGATCATGGCCGCCACCTTCGTCAACCTGGAAACCGGCGTGGCCTTTCGGATTGTTTCCACCGAATCGTCCCGTGATCTGGCCCGTAAGTACGCTTCTTCAGGCTGCACCGACAAACGCCGGCAGCAGATCGAGGGCTACACCAACATGCCGGACGAGATTCTGTTCAGGGTGGCGCCGGTCCGTGTGGATGTGCCCATCCACGACATGCCGGGCCCGTCGCGGTTCAAAGTCCGCTGCGAAGCCTGCGGCGCCATGGTCCGGGACAAAAAGGAAGTTCTGCTAAACGACCGGGTGCTCTGCCGGTCCTGCGCCTACGGACCCTTCTACCAGGAGTTGGAAAACGAAGAACGCCGGAAAATCGCCTGA
- a CDS encoding molybdopterin-binding protein, with amino-acid sequence MYKSQDAPQNGGMTKIKVEEAVGTRLAHDITEIRPGEFKGPSFRRGHQVQEQDVCRLMRLGKRHLYVLDLEEGQVHEDNAVVELATALAGPGVSFGNDPKEGKLQLTAAYDGLLKINTRALVDFNMIPEVMCAAMHNNVPVKRGQIVAGTRAIPLVIEREVLDRAVALARQQAPIFSVKTYYRKKIRLLITGNEVYDGLIEDRFEAIVKKKLTAFGASLMETVILPDDPERIARTVRRFSEADTDMIVTTGGMSVDPDDVTRHGIKQAGVDTQYYGSAVLPGAMFLLAYIGDMPVVGIPACGIYHETTIFDLVLPRLLAGERLDDRDLARFAVGGLCLDCPVCRYPACSMGKAC; translated from the coding sequence ATGTACAAATCCCAGGACGCCCCTCAAAATGGCGGCATGACCAAGATCAAAGTCGAAGAGGCTGTCGGCACGCGTCTGGCCCACGATATCACCGAGATCCGCCCCGGCGAATTCAAAGGGCCCTCTTTTCGACGGGGGCATCAGGTTCAGGAACAGGATGTGTGCCGGCTCATGCGACTGGGCAAGCGCCACCTGTATGTTCTCGACTTGGAAGAAGGGCAGGTCCATGAAGACAATGCGGTGGTGGAGCTGGCGACGGCGCTGGCCGGCCCCGGGGTCAGCTTCGGCAACGATCCCAAGGAAGGCAAACTGCAGCTCACGGCGGCCTACGATGGCCTGCTGAAAATCAACACCCGGGCACTGGTGGACTTCAACATGATCCCCGAGGTCATGTGCGCCGCCATGCACAACAACGTACCGGTGAAACGGGGACAGATCGTGGCCGGCACCCGGGCCATCCCTCTGGTGATCGAACGCGAGGTCCTTGACCGGGCGGTGGCATTGGCCCGGCAGCAGGCCCCTATCTTCAGCGTTAAAACCTACTACCGCAAAAAAATCCGCCTGCTCATCACCGGCAACGAAGTCTACGACGGGCTGATCGAAGACCGCTTCGAGGCCATCGTCAAAAAGAAACTCACCGCCTTTGGCGCATCACTGATGGAAACCGTGATTCTGCCCGATGACCCCGAGCGCATCGCCCGGACCGTTCGCCGGTTTTCAGAGGCCGACACGGACATGATCGTTACCACCGGCGGCATGTCGGTGGACCCCGACGACGTGACCCGGCACGGAATCAAGCAGGCCGGTGTGGACACCCAGTATTATGGATCGGCGGTGCTGCCCGGCGCCATGTTCCTGTTGGCCTACATCGGGGACATGCCCGTCGTCGGCATCCCCGCCTGCGGCATCTACCACGAGACGACCATCTTCGACCTGGTGCTGCCGCGACTGCTGGCGGGCGAACGGCTCGACGACCGGGACCTGGCCCGTTTTGCCGTGGGAGGGTTGTGTCTGGACTGCCCGGTGTGCCGGTATCCTGCCTGTTCCATGGGCAAAGCCTGCTGA
- a CDS encoding cytochrome c biogenesis protein ResB encodes MKSANPFWKFFCSVKLTVVLLLSLAFTSIIGTVIPQNESPEAYLQAYGAFRYQLLSAFGIFDMYHSWWFQGLLLLLTVNIVVCSIDRLQGSWKIIFNRTPQVNPQRFSKRSDARTFTDKRSVDELVKACEPVINRRFGYCRVIRDSGGAAIYGEKGRLSRLGVYIVHLSVIFLLVGGLVGSFFGFEGYVNIPEGEAADTIRLRNTGAIHRLDFQIRCDDFNLELYENGAPKEYRSSLSIIEGGGAVKQKDIVVNDPMRYKGINIFQASYGKLPPEHMAPKKTTPSGPGETYTLSFTSRASGMQYTQKAKVGEPVEIPEGLGRFVIMTYEPAAAFRGMDVGEALKGILTPPQGEPVEVLLPLKFGNFDKMRGGNVIIAVENQDREKFTPQQSETRYYTGLQVTRDPGVWLVYSGFILMIAGCFVTFYLSHQQVCLVIAPLEQSSQVTLAGVANRNKLAMKNSIEKMFAELTERK; translated from the coding sequence TTGAAAAGCGCGAATCCCTTTTGGAAATTTTTCTGTTCCGTCAAACTGACCGTGGTGCTGTTGCTGTCGCTGGCATTCACGTCCATTATCGGCACCGTCATCCCCCAGAATGAAAGTCCGGAGGCCTACCTGCAGGCTTACGGTGCCTTTCGCTACCAGCTGCTCAGCGCCTTCGGTATTTTCGATATGTACCATTCCTGGTGGTTTCAGGGTTTGCTGCTCCTGTTGACCGTCAATATCGTGGTCTGTTCCATCGATCGGCTGCAGGGAAGCTGGAAGATCATATTCAACCGCACCCCGCAGGTGAATCCCCAGCGTTTCAGCAAGCGCTCCGATGCCCGCACCTTTACCGACAAGCGCAGTGTGGACGAACTGGTCAAGGCCTGCGAGCCGGTGATCAACCGCCGATTCGGATATTGCCGGGTCATCCGCGACAGCGGCGGCGCCGCAATATACGGGGAAAAGGGGCGCCTGTCCCGTCTGGGCGTCTATATCGTCCACCTGAGCGTGATTTTCCTGCTTGTCGGCGGCCTGGTGGGCTCCTTTTTCGGCTTTGAGGGCTATGTCAACATCCCTGAAGGGGAGGCCGCAGATACCATTCGCCTGCGTAATACCGGAGCAATTCACCGCCTCGATTTTCAGATTCGCTGCGACGATTTCAATCTGGAACTCTACGAAAACGGTGCGCCCAAGGAGTATCGCTCTTCCTTGTCGATCATCGAGGGGGGCGGGGCCGTCAAACAGAAAGATATCGTCGTCAACGACCCCATGCGCTACAAGGGCATCAATATCTTTCAGGCCAGCTACGGCAAGCTGCCGCCCGAGCACATGGCCCCCAAGAAAACGACGCCATCCGGACCCGGGGAGACCTACACGCTGAGTTTCACCAGTCGGGCGTCGGGGATGCAGTATACCCAAAAGGCAAAGGTGGGAGAGCCCGTGGAAATCCCCGAGGGGTTGGGCCGCTTCGTCATCATGACTTACGAACCCGCGGCTGCCTTTCGCGGGATGGATGTGGGCGAAGCGCTGAAAGGGATTCTCACGCCACCTCAAGGGGAGCCGGTTGAAGTTCTCCTGCCCTTGAAATTCGGCAACTTCGACAAAATGCGCGGCGGCAATGTCATCATCGCCGTGGAAAACCAGGACCGGGAAAAATTTACGCCCCAGCAATCGGAAACGCGCTACTACACAGGTCTTCAGGTGACCCGCGATCCCGGTGTCTGGCTGGTCTATTCCGGATTCATCCTGATGATTGCCGGCTGCTTCGTGACCTTTTATCTCTCCCACCAGCAGGTCTGTCTGGTTATCGCGCCGCTGGAGCAAAGCAGTCAGGTGACCCTGGCCGGCGTCGCCAACCGCAACAAGCTGGCCATGAAAAACAGCATTGAGAAGATGTTCGCCGAATTGACCGAACGAAAATAG
- a CDS encoding AsnC family transcriptional regulator gives MDELDKTILNRIQTRFPLTSKPFAAIADELGATEEEILERVSRLKKSGIIRRIGGNFVPGKVGFVSTLCAARVPDEDVEDFARAVNAFPGVTHNYLRENSFNVWFTFIAPSMETIRENLARIARKTGVNRILNLPATRVFKIKAKFDL, from the coding sequence ATGGACGAACTGGACAAAACGATTCTCAATCGGATTCAAACGCGCTTTCCGTTGACATCCAAACCCTTTGCGGCAATTGCCGACGAATTGGGGGCCACGGAAGAAGAAATTCTGGAGCGGGTATCGCGGCTCAAAAAAAGCGGAATCATCCGCAGGATCGGTGGAAACTTCGTGCCCGGCAAGGTAGGATTCGTCAGCACCCTTTGTGCCGCCCGGGTGCCGGATGAGGATGTCGAAGACTTTGCCCGTGCGGTGAACGCCTTTCCCGGCGTGACCCATAACTATCTGCGGGAAAATTCGTTCAACGTCTGGTTTACGTTTATCGCCCCCTCCATGGAGACGATCCGGGAAAATCTGGCTCGCATTGCCCGCAAAACAGGGGTCAACAGAATTCTGAACCTGCCGGCCACGCGGGTATTTAAGATAAAGGCGAAGTTCGATTTATAA
- a CDS encoding response regulator: MNTDSSSQSSQSGNRTVLLIDDEQMVLEVGKAILQRLGHEVVTAESGEEALEKFDQWKDAIGCVVLDLTMPGMGGKKTFGRLRELAPGLPIIISSGLSIEQMAGQFEAGPTTAFIQKPYQVAELSSTIQNIFKSAGC; this comes from the coding sequence ATGAATACCGATTCAAGCAGCCAATCATCGCAATCGGGAAACCGCACGGTGCTTCTGATAGACGATGAACAGATGGTGCTGGAGGTAGGCAAGGCGATTCTCCAGCGGTTGGGACACGAGGTCGTCACGGCGGAAAGCGGCGAGGAGGCCCTGGAAAAATTCGATCAATGGAAAGACGCCATCGGATGTGTGGTGCTTGACCTGACCATGCCGGGCATGGGCGGCAAGAAAACCTTCGGCAGACTTCGCGAGCTGGCCCCCGGCCTGCCGATCATCATCTCCAGCGGCCTGTCCATCGAACAGATGGCCGGGCAATTCGAAGCCGGCCCGACCACGGCTTTCATCCAAAAACCCTACCAGGTGGCCGAACTATCATCCACGATCCAGAACATTTTCAAAAGCGCTGGCTGCTGA